One window from the genome of Ictidomys tridecemlineatus isolate mIctTri1 chromosome 12, mIctTri1.hap1, whole genome shotgun sequence encodes:
- the Cnnm3 gene encoding metal transporter CNNM3 isoform X2 produces MAAAAGRLGWVLAALCLGNAAGETAPGPRVLGFCLEEDGEAGPGWVHGGAVRAAPEATFRLRLLGSGFANSSWTWVAPEGAGCPEGGPATAPEETAAPAGQWRALLCLRAQAVPPNSALLAVRVEPGGGAAEEAAPPWALGLGAAGLLALAALARGLQLSALALAPAEVQVLRESGSEAERAAARRLEPARRWAGCALGALLLLASLAQAALAVLLYRAAGQRAVPAVLGCAGLVFLVGEVVPAAVSGRWALALAPRALSLSRLAVLLTLPVALPVGQLLELAARPGRLRERVLELARGGGDPYSDLSKGVLRYRTVEDVLTPLEDCFMLDASAVLDFSVLASIMQSGHTRIPVYEEERSNIVDMLYLKDLAFVDPEDCTPLSTITRFYNHPLHFVFNDTKLDAVLEEFKRGKSHLAIVQKVNNEGEGDPFYEVLGLVTVEDVIEEVIRSEILDESADYRDAAVRRTATSLSAPLKRKEDFSLFKVSDEEYKVKISPQLLLATQRFLSREVDVFSPLRISEKVLLHLLRHPSVNQEVKFDESDRLAAHHYLYQRSRPVDYFVLILQGRVEVEIGKEGLKFENGAFTYYGVSALTTPSSAHQSPVPSHQATRHDLQPEPAEGTRSSTYCPDYTVRALSDLQLIKVTRLQYLNALLATRAQSLPPSPENSDLQVVPGSQTRLLSNKTTAAAAFPVDLSLFGTFGNCS; encoded by the exons ATGGCGGCGGCTGCGGGTCGGCTAGGTTGGGTACTCGCCGCGCTCTGCCTGGGCAACGCCGCTGGGGAGACGGCGCCGGGCCCGCGAGTGCTGGGCTTCTGCCTGGAGGAGGACGGAGAGGCGGGCCCAGGGTGGGTGCACGGAGGGGCTGTGCGGGCCGCGCCGGAGGCCACCTTCCGCCTGCGCCTCCTGGGTTCGGGCTTCGCCAACAGCTCCTGGACCTGGGTGGCCCCCGAGGGGGCAGGCTGCCCCGAGGGTGGACCAGCCACGGCGCCCGAGGAGACGGCGGCTCCCGCGGGCCAGTGGCGCGCGCTGTTATGCCTGCGCGCCCAGGCCGTGCCCCCAAACTCGGCGCTGCTTGCAGTGCGCGTGGAGCCGGGCGGCGGGGCAGCTGAGGAGGCGGCGCCGCCCTGGGCGCTGGGCCTGGGGGCGGCCGGGCTGCTGGCGCTGGCGGCGCTGGCGCGGGGCCTGCAGCTGAGTGCGCTGGCGCTAGCGCCCGCCGAGGTGCAGGTGCTGCGCGAGAGCGGCTCGGAGGCGGAGCGTGCGGCGGCGCGGCGCCTGGAACCCGCGCGGCGCTGGGCGGGCTGCGCCCTGGGCGCGCTGCTGCTGCTGGCTAGCCTGGCGCAGGCGGCGCTGGCGGTGCTGCTGTACCGAGCGGCCGGCCAGCGAGCGGTGCCCGCGGTGCTGGGCTGCGCAGGGCTGGTTTTTCTGGTAGGAGAAGTGGTTCCGGCCGCTGTGAGCGGGCGCTGGGCGCTGGCGTTGGCACCGCGCGCTCTGAGCCTCAGCCGCCTGGCAGTGCTGCTCACCCTGCCCGTGGCGCTGCCAGTGGGGCAGCTGCTGGAGCTGGCGGCGCGGCCCGGGCGGCTGCGCGAGCGCGTGCTGGAGCTAGCGCGCGGAGGCGGCGACCCCTACAGCGACCTCAGCAAGGGAGTGCTGCGCTACCGGACAGTGGAGGACGTGCTTACGCCTCTCGAAGACTGCTTCATGCTGGATGCCAGTGCAGTTCTGGACTTCAGCGTCTTGGCCAGCATCATGCAGAGCGGCCACACGCGCATTCCGGTGTACGAGGAAGAGCGCTCCAACATCGTGGACATGCTCTACCTCAAGGACTTGGCCTTCGTGGACCCCGAGGACTGCACACCGCTCAGTACCATTACCCGCTTCTACAACCATCCACTCCACTTCGTCTTCAATGACACCAAGCTAGACGCAGTCCTGGAGGAGTTCAAGCGAG GGAAGTCCCACCTGGCCATCGTGCAGAAGGTGAACAACGAGGGCGAGGGCGACCCCTTCTATGAGGTGCTGGGCCTGGTCACCGTGGAGGACGTCATCGAGGAGGTCATCAGGTCCGAGATCCTGGACGAGTCTGCAGACTACC GAGATGCTGCCGTGCGGAGGACAGCCACCTCCCTGAGTGCCCCGCTCAAGCGCAAGGAGGACTTCTCCTTGTTCAAGGTGTCTGACGAGGAGTACAAAGTAAAAATCTCGCCTCAGCTGCTCCTGGCCACCCAGCGCTTCCTTTCCCGAG AGGTGGACGTGTTCAGCCCGCTGCGCATCTCTGAGAAGGTCCTCCTGCACCTGCTGAGGCACCCGAGCGTCAACCAGGAGGTGAAGTTTGATGAGAGCGACCGCCTGGCCGCCCACCACTACCTGTACCAGCGCAGCCGGCCTGTGGACTACTTCGTCCTCATCCTGCAG ggcaGGGTTGAGGTGGAGATCGGGAAGGAGGGCCTGAAGTTTGAGAACGGGGCCTTCACCTACTATGGAGTGTCCGCCCTGACCACGCCGTCCTCGG CTCACCAGTCCCCGGTGCCCTCGCACCAGGCCACCCGCCATGACCTGCAGCCCGAGCCAGCCGAGGGCACCCGCTCCTCCACCTACTGTCCCGACTACACCGTGAGGGCCCTCTCTGACCTTCAGCTCATCAAG GTCACGCGGCTGCAGTACCTCAATGCACTCCTGGCCACCCGAGCCCAGAGCCTGCCACCGTCCCCCGAAAACTCTGACCTCCAGGTCGTCCCAGGCAGTCAGACCAGGCTCCTCAGTAACAAGACCACGGCAGCCGCGG cctTCCCAGTAGACCTTTCCCTCTTTGGCACATTTGGAAACTGCAGTTGA
- the Cnnm3 gene encoding metal transporter CNNM3 isoform X1, which produces MAAAAGRLGWVLAALCLGNAAGETAPGPRVLGFCLEEDGEAGPGWVHGGAVRAAPEATFRLRLLGSGFANSSWTWVAPEGAGCPEGGPATAPEETAAPAGQWRALLCLRAQAVPPNSALLAVRVEPGGGAAEEAAPPWALGLGAAGLLALAALARGLQLSALALAPAEVQVLRESGSEAERAAARRLEPARRWAGCALGALLLLASLAQAALAVLLYRAAGQRAVPAVLGCAGLVFLVGEVVPAAVSGRWALALAPRALSLSRLAVLLTLPVALPVGQLLELAARPGRLRERVLELARGGGDPYSDLSKGVLRYRTVEDVLTPLEDCFMLDASAVLDFSVLASIMQSGHTRIPVYEEERSNIVDMLYLKDLAFVDPEDCTPLSTITRFYNHPLHFVFNDTKLDAVLEEFKRGKSHLAIVQKVNNEGEGDPFYEVLGLVTVEDVIEEVIRSEILDESADYRDAAVRRTATSLSAPLKRKEDFSLFKVSDEEYKVKISPQLLLATQRFLSREVDVFSPLRISEKVLLHLLRHPSVNQEVKFDESDRLAAHHYLYQRSRPVDYFVLILQGRVEVEIGKEGLKFENGAFTYYGVSALTTPSSAHQSPVPSHQATRHDLQPEPAEGTRSSTYCPDYTVRALSDLQLIKVTRLQYLNALLATRAQSLPPSPENSDLQVVPGSQTRLLSNKTTAAAGSSHSRPCVPVEENPGRNPGV; this is translated from the exons ATGGCGGCGGCTGCGGGTCGGCTAGGTTGGGTACTCGCCGCGCTCTGCCTGGGCAACGCCGCTGGGGAGACGGCGCCGGGCCCGCGAGTGCTGGGCTTCTGCCTGGAGGAGGACGGAGAGGCGGGCCCAGGGTGGGTGCACGGAGGGGCTGTGCGGGCCGCGCCGGAGGCCACCTTCCGCCTGCGCCTCCTGGGTTCGGGCTTCGCCAACAGCTCCTGGACCTGGGTGGCCCCCGAGGGGGCAGGCTGCCCCGAGGGTGGACCAGCCACGGCGCCCGAGGAGACGGCGGCTCCCGCGGGCCAGTGGCGCGCGCTGTTATGCCTGCGCGCCCAGGCCGTGCCCCCAAACTCGGCGCTGCTTGCAGTGCGCGTGGAGCCGGGCGGCGGGGCAGCTGAGGAGGCGGCGCCGCCCTGGGCGCTGGGCCTGGGGGCGGCCGGGCTGCTGGCGCTGGCGGCGCTGGCGCGGGGCCTGCAGCTGAGTGCGCTGGCGCTAGCGCCCGCCGAGGTGCAGGTGCTGCGCGAGAGCGGCTCGGAGGCGGAGCGTGCGGCGGCGCGGCGCCTGGAACCCGCGCGGCGCTGGGCGGGCTGCGCCCTGGGCGCGCTGCTGCTGCTGGCTAGCCTGGCGCAGGCGGCGCTGGCGGTGCTGCTGTACCGAGCGGCCGGCCAGCGAGCGGTGCCCGCGGTGCTGGGCTGCGCAGGGCTGGTTTTTCTGGTAGGAGAAGTGGTTCCGGCCGCTGTGAGCGGGCGCTGGGCGCTGGCGTTGGCACCGCGCGCTCTGAGCCTCAGCCGCCTGGCAGTGCTGCTCACCCTGCCCGTGGCGCTGCCAGTGGGGCAGCTGCTGGAGCTGGCGGCGCGGCCCGGGCGGCTGCGCGAGCGCGTGCTGGAGCTAGCGCGCGGAGGCGGCGACCCCTACAGCGACCTCAGCAAGGGAGTGCTGCGCTACCGGACAGTGGAGGACGTGCTTACGCCTCTCGAAGACTGCTTCATGCTGGATGCCAGTGCAGTTCTGGACTTCAGCGTCTTGGCCAGCATCATGCAGAGCGGCCACACGCGCATTCCGGTGTACGAGGAAGAGCGCTCCAACATCGTGGACATGCTCTACCTCAAGGACTTGGCCTTCGTGGACCCCGAGGACTGCACACCGCTCAGTACCATTACCCGCTTCTACAACCATCCACTCCACTTCGTCTTCAATGACACCAAGCTAGACGCAGTCCTGGAGGAGTTCAAGCGAG GGAAGTCCCACCTGGCCATCGTGCAGAAGGTGAACAACGAGGGCGAGGGCGACCCCTTCTATGAGGTGCTGGGCCTGGTCACCGTGGAGGACGTCATCGAGGAGGTCATCAGGTCCGAGATCCTGGACGAGTCTGCAGACTACC GAGATGCTGCCGTGCGGAGGACAGCCACCTCCCTGAGTGCCCCGCTCAAGCGCAAGGAGGACTTCTCCTTGTTCAAGGTGTCTGACGAGGAGTACAAAGTAAAAATCTCGCCTCAGCTGCTCCTGGCCACCCAGCGCTTCCTTTCCCGAG AGGTGGACGTGTTCAGCCCGCTGCGCATCTCTGAGAAGGTCCTCCTGCACCTGCTGAGGCACCCGAGCGTCAACCAGGAGGTGAAGTTTGATGAGAGCGACCGCCTGGCCGCCCACCACTACCTGTACCAGCGCAGCCGGCCTGTGGACTACTTCGTCCTCATCCTGCAG ggcaGGGTTGAGGTGGAGATCGGGAAGGAGGGCCTGAAGTTTGAGAACGGGGCCTTCACCTACTATGGAGTGTCCGCCCTGACCACGCCGTCCTCGG CTCACCAGTCCCCGGTGCCCTCGCACCAGGCCACCCGCCATGACCTGCAGCCCGAGCCAGCCGAGGGCACCCGCTCCTCCACCTACTGTCCCGACTACACCGTGAGGGCCCTCTCTGACCTTCAGCTCATCAAG GTCACGCGGCTGCAGTACCTCAATGCACTCCTGGCCACCCGAGCCCAGAGCCTGCCACCGTCCCCCGAAAACTCTGACCTCCAGGTCGTCCCAGGCAGTCAGACCAGGCTCCTCAGTAACAAGACCACGGCAGCCGCGG